A window of Cryptomeria japonica chromosome 3, Sugi_1.0, whole genome shotgun sequence contains these coding sequences:
- the LOC131053979 gene encoding uncharacterized protein LOC131053979, which yields MTQINTKVVMVLLGLSFLSCCTSKQLSDEDDIMKLSLSDNSGSGGGESIRSPAMTEWLATNLPGIRRLLGRKYEEKINSANEVKHLAGAETEKMITAAKSSHTHHHHHHRKRTSTKSAVPSTFVNEQKNEENNVAAKEMNTFSWHKHNEKYDKTIFHVDYSGPKTHPPKNN from the exons ATGACTCAGATTAACACTAAAGTGGTCATGGTCCTCTTAGGACTCTCTTTTTTATCATGTTGCACTTCAAAACAGCTAAGTGATGAAG ATGATATTATGAAGCTCAGCCTATCAGATAATAGTGGCTCTGGTGGAGGTGAATCAATCAGATCTCCTGCTATGACA GAGTGGTTAGCTACCAATTTGCCAGGAATCAGGCGTTTATTAGGAAGGAAATATGAAGAGAAGATTAATTCTGCTAATGAGGTCAAACATTTAGCTGGTGCAGAAACAGAGAAAATGATTACTGCAGCTAAAAGCAGCCACacccatcatcatcaccaccatagaaAGAGAACATCTACAAAGAGTGCAGTTCCATCAACCTTTGTCAATGAGCAGAAAAATGAAGAGAACAATGTTGCTGCAAAAGAGATGAATACATTTTCCTGGCATAAACACAATGAAAAATATGACAAAACAATCTTTCATGTGGATTATAGTGGGCCTAAAACACACCCTCCCAAGAACAACTAG